Proteins from a single region of Halostella litorea:
- a CDS encoding DUF1931 domain-containing protein, producing MSDLIVKAAVKDALSDNNVSADFYDTLNEEVAELLDDAAERAEANDRKTVQPRDL from the coding sequence ATGTCTGACCTGATCGTCAAAGCAGCCGTGAAGGACGCACTCTCGGACAACAACGTCTCGGCAGATTTCTACGACACTCTGAACGAGGAGGTCGCCGAACTGCTCGACGATGCGGCAGAGCGTGCCGAGGCAAACGACCGGAAGACTGTCCAGCCCCGCGACCTGTAG
- a CDS encoding SHOCT domain-containing protein — translation MPTNSDDTRLVTLLLVIIGAVFIVPLFFMGFGMMGFGPMMGGMWGGHMWGDGTMPGWMFIVGIVMQLLFLAALLGGGYLIYRAITGSESSSDQALEELRVAYARGELTDEEYEQRREALERDT, via the coding sequence ATGCCGACAAATTCAGACGACACGCGACTTGTTACGCTCCTCCTCGTTATCATCGGCGCCGTATTCATCGTCCCACTGTTCTTCATGGGCTTCGGGATGATGGGGTTCGGCCCAATGATGGGCGGGATGTGGGGCGGTCACATGTGGGGTGACGGGACGATGCCTGGCTGGATGTTCATCGTCGGCATCGTGATGCAGTTACTGTTCCTCGCTGCCCTCCTCGGCGGTGGCTACCTCATCTACCGTGCGATTACGGGAAGTGAGAGTAGCTCAGACCAAGCCCTCGAGGAGCTCCGGGTCGCCTACGCCCGCGGAGAGCTGACCGACGAGGAATACGAACAGCGACGCGAGGCACTCGAACGAGATACCTGA
- a CDS encoding DUF7521 family protein has translation MEHTLFVIGKLFTTALALVIAYQAYRGYQRHHTQLLLYVAAGFALVGLGGLLEGVLFEILQVSIFQAGFVAAVVTAAGMLSILYALYAPNP, from the coding sequence ATGGAACACACGTTATTCGTCATCGGCAAGCTGTTCACGACCGCGCTGGCGCTGGTCATCGCGTACCAAGCCTATCGTGGGTACCAACGGCATCACACGCAGTTGCTCCTGTACGTCGCCGCTGGCTTCGCACTGGTCGGGCTCGGCGGACTTCTGGAAGGAGTTCTCTTCGAGATACTCCAGGTGTCGATCTTCCAAGCAGGATTCGTCGCAGCAGTTGTCACCGCAGCCGGGATGCTGTCAATTCTCTACGCCCTGTATGCCCCGAACCCCTGA
- a CDS encoding DoxX family protein: MSTLDSGMNQLESRVGGLTVGGKVHSLSAWFVLALRLMMGYAFAYSGFTKITGEFAAGGYLSNVAATNGNPLAGMFAWMGSTPWFVEFANVAVPWGELFIGLGLLVGAFVRLAAFFGALMMLMFYFGNWDMGHGFINGDFAYMLVFLAVAAFAAGRILGLDQYIENYDVGGETLVERYPALEYILG; the protein is encoded by the coding sequence ATGTCCACACTCGACTCCGGCATGAACCAGCTCGAGAGCAGAGTCGGCGGCCTGACCGTCGGCGGGAAAGTCCACAGCCTCAGCGCGTGGTTCGTACTCGCGCTCCGCCTCATGATGGGCTACGCGTTCGCGTACTCCGGGTTCACGAAGATCACCGGCGAGTTCGCCGCCGGCGGCTACCTGTCGAACGTCGCGGCGACGAACGGCAACCCGCTCGCGGGCATGTTCGCGTGGATGGGTAGCACGCCGTGGTTCGTCGAGTTCGCGAACGTCGCCGTGCCGTGGGGCGAGCTGTTCATCGGCCTCGGCCTGCTCGTCGGCGCGTTCGTCCGCCTCGCGGCGTTCTTCGGCGCGCTCATGATGCTCATGTTCTACTTCGGGAACTGGGACATGGGTCACGGGTTCATCAACGGGGACTTCGCGTACATGCTCGTGTTCCTCGCGGTCGCCGCGTTCGCCGCGGGCCGCATCCTGGGCCTCGACCAGTACATCGAGAACTACGACGTCGGCGGCGAGACGCTCGTCGAGCGCTACCCCGCCCTCGAATACATCCTCGGCTAA
- a CDS encoding heavy metal translocating P-type ATPase encodes MDDHKDTTENSQGGEDQQDTSSHQHEHGDHDEAVGESDEEGVEQELLEDEAHPAAANEMASHEQHEHAGHEGEGHDHGSHEGHGEGHGGMHEGHEQMFRRRFFVSTLLSIPVLLYSEMLQEWLGFSVPTFPGSEWINPVFAVIVFAYGGVPFLQMAAPELKDRAPGMMTLISMAITVAFVYSLASVVFPTQSAFFWELVTLIDIMLLGHWIEMRSVRRASSAVDELAKLMPDTAERLTEDGETEEVPVSELSEGDLVLVRPGASVPADGVVEEGDSDVNESMITGESKPVSKEPGDEVIGGTINGDGSLRVRVGATGEETTLAGIMRLVEEAQQSKSKTQVLADRAAGWLFYVALGAAVVTAIAWTVAVSFDATVIERVVTVLVIACPHALGLAIPLVVAINTSLAARNGMLVRDRIAMEDARKLDAIIFDKTGTLTEGEHGVVDMATVDGVDEDDALALAAAVESDSEHMIARAIREAADERDLSAPDASGFEAIKGRGVRANIDGSEVYVGGPNLLSQLDSEIPNHLQHFADKAGQNAQTVVYLVRDGELIAAFAMADVIREESFRVVDALHDLGIEVAMLTGDSQDVANAVADELGIDTVFAEVLPEDKDKKVQELQDQGKLVGMVGDGVNDAPALTRADVGIAIGSGTDVAVQSADVILVQNNPMDVVRLVKLSKASYRKMQENIVWAAGYNIFAIPLAAGVLAPIGILLSPAVGALLMSLSTVIVAINAQLLRRVDLSIPELPSGTPATEAQPAE; translated from the coding sequence ATGGATGACCACAAAGATACAACTGAGAATTCCCAGGGAGGAGAGGATCAGCAGGACACCAGCAGTCACCAGCACGAACACGGCGACCACGATGAAGCGGTCGGTGAATCTGACGAAGAAGGGGTAGAACAGGAGCTACTGGAGGACGAGGCTCACCCTGCTGCGGCGAATGAAATGGCATCTCACGAGCAGCACGAGCACGCCGGACACGAGGGCGAAGGGCACGACCACGGTTCCCACGAGGGCCACGGTGAGGGCCATGGCGGGATGCACGAAGGCCACGAGCAGATGTTCCGCCGGCGCTTCTTCGTCTCGACGCTCCTGTCGATTCCCGTCCTCCTGTACAGCGAAATGCTCCAGGAGTGGCTCGGGTTCTCCGTCCCAACGTTCCCGGGGAGCGAGTGGATCAACCCGGTGTTCGCCGTCATCGTCTTCGCGTACGGTGGGGTGCCGTTCCTCCAGATGGCGGCGCCGGAGCTGAAAGACCGGGCACCGGGGATGATGACGCTCATCTCGATGGCGATCACCGTCGCGTTCGTCTACAGCCTCGCGAGCGTGGTGTTCCCGACGCAGTCGGCGTTCTTCTGGGAGCTCGTCACACTGATCGACATCATGCTCCTCGGCCACTGGATCGAGATGCGGTCGGTACGCCGGGCCTCGAGCGCCGTCGACGAACTGGCGAAGCTGATGCCGGACACAGCGGAACGACTCACCGAGGACGGCGAGACCGAAGAGGTCCCTGTTAGTGAGCTCTCCGAGGGAGACCTCGTGCTCGTCCGGCCGGGCGCGAGCGTGCCCGCCGACGGCGTCGTCGAGGAGGGAGATTCAGACGTCAACGAGTCGATGATCACGGGTGAGTCCAAGCCCGTCTCGAAGGAACCCGGCGACGAGGTCATCGGTGGGACGATCAACGGTGACGGCAGTCTCCGTGTCCGTGTCGGTGCGACGGGCGAGGAGACGACGCTTGCTGGCATCATGCGTCTCGTCGAGGAAGCTCAGCAGAGCAAGTCCAAGACGCAGGTGCTGGCCGACCGCGCGGCCGGCTGGCTGTTCTACGTCGCGCTCGGGGCGGCAGTCGTGACCGCAATCGCGTGGACGGTAGCGGTGTCGTTCGATGCGACCGTCATCGAGCGCGTCGTCACGGTGCTCGTCATCGCCTGTCCGCACGCTCTCGGTCTCGCCATCCCCCTCGTCGTCGCAATCAACACCTCCCTGGCTGCGCGCAACGGGATGCTCGTCCGCGACCGCATCGCGATGGAGGACGCACGGAAGCTGGACGCGATCATCTTCGACAAGACGGGGACGCTCACCGAAGGCGAGCACGGCGTCGTCGATATGGCGACCGTCGACGGCGTCGACGAGGACGACGCGCTCGCACTGGCTGCGGCCGTTGAGAGCGACTCCGAGCACATGATCGCGCGAGCCATCCGCGAGGCAGCTGACGAGCGTGATCTCAGTGCCCCTGATGCGTCCGGCTTCGAGGCAATCAAAGGGCGAGGGGTCCGGGCGAACATCGATGGAAGCGAGGTGTATGTCGGCGGTCCGAATCTGCTCTCACAACTCGATAGCGAGATCCCCAACCATCTCCAGCACTTCGCTGACAAGGCCGGACAGAACGCCCAGACGGTGGTGTATCTCGTTCGCGACGGAGAGTTGATCGCCGCGTTCGCGATGGCCGACGTGATCCGCGAGGAGAGTTTCCGCGTCGTCGACGCGCTCCACGATCTAGGCATCGAGGTGGCAATGCTGACCGGCGATTCGCAGGACGTCGCCAACGCTGTCGCCGACGAACTGGGCATCGATACGGTGTTCGCGGAAGTCCTCCCCGAAGACAAGGACAAGAAAGTCCAGGAGCTCCAGGACCAGGGGAAGCTCGTGGGGATGGTCGGCGACGGGGTGAACGATGCGCCGGCGCTGACGCGGGCCGACGTCGGTATCGCGATTGGGAGCGGTACCGACGTCGCCGTCCAGTCGGCGGACGTCATCCTCGTTCAGAACAACCCGATGGACGTCGTTCGGCTGGTAAAACTGAGCAAGGCGAGTTACCGGAAGATGCAGGAGAACATCGTCTGGGCGGCCGGCTACAACATCTTCGCGATTCCGCTTGCAGCAGGCGTGTTGGCACCGATTGGGATTCTGCTCTCCCCCGCTGTGGGTGCGCTTCTGATGTCGTTGAGTACAGTGATTGTCGCAATCAACGCACAGCTCCTCCGCCGCGTGGACCTGTCCATCCCTGAGCTTCCAAGCGGGACACCAGCTACGGAGGCACAGCCCGCTGAGTGA
- the xseB gene encoding exodeoxyribonuclease VII small subunit codes for MANDSEIHDRLSRVEEIIEQLDADECDLDEGTALHEEGEELLAEVREILDEGSGEVVELE; via the coding sequence GTGGCAAACGACTCCGAAATCCACGATCGACTGAGTCGCGTCGAGGAGATTATTGAGCAGCTCGATGCGGATGAGTGCGACCTTGATGAAGGTACTGCACTCCACGAGGAAGGTGAGGAACTCTTGGCCGAAGTGCGAGAGATCCTCGACGAGGGGAGCGGCGAAGTTGTGGAGCTCGAGTAA
- a CDS encoding heavy-metal-associated domain-containing protein codes for MTTTITVEGMSCGHCEQTVEEALEEVSGVTSVTVDRESEQASVEGEAEVTALVEAVEGAGYTAHA; via the coding sequence ATGACGACGACCATCACCGTGGAAGGAATGTCGTGCGGTCACTGTGAGCAGACGGTCGAAGAGGCCCTTGAAGAGGTCTCTGGCGTGACTTCCGTGACCGTCGACAGGGAAAGCGAACAGGCAAGTGTCGAGGGTGAGGCAGAGGTCACGGCCCTTGTGGAGGCCGTCGAAGGCGCAGGGTACACCGCTCACGCCTGA
- a CDS encoding permease, which produces MQVTMVEGIFEALRIGVGFLWTAAWAIIMGLTITSLVQVYVSKERMAQVLGDGDLSGLTKATAFGAASSGCSFGAVAIGKGLFKKGAHAVNFLAFMFASTNLIVELGLMILILLGWEFLLAELLGGLILIAVMAVIVHLTLPENLFDQVRETLNERDREAGVTEDPTCGMEGKDEYTLTTDGGETLKFCSEGCMETYRQETSSRGGWRDELLSWGGWYKIGNQYRKEWSMIWKDIVAGFLISGFVIVFVPQWVWNTLFIQGDGLLVTAENAIMGVTIAVLSFVGSMGNVPFAVALWGGGVSFAGIIAFVYADLITIPVLNVYRKYYGWKIMLYILGVFFVTMAFTGFLMELLFDALGIVPDLAGGETATEQTYFKLNYTFYLNLIAFALSGFLLYVYRRGLGAPGQYRDPVCGMRTDDSEPSATHDGETYYFCSQTCKETFGENPDEYATGHPMVMEGHDH; this is translated from the coding sequence ATGCAGGTGACGATGGTCGAGGGCATCTTCGAAGCCCTCCGAATCGGTGTCGGCTTCCTCTGGACGGCGGCGTGGGCGATCATTATGGGTCTCACGATCACGAGTCTCGTCCAGGTCTACGTCTCCAAGGAGCGAATGGCACAGGTGCTGGGCGACGGTGATCTGAGTGGGCTCACCAAGGCGACCGCGTTCGGCGCGGCGAGCAGCGGCTGCAGTTTCGGCGCTGTCGCTATCGGGAAGGGCCTGTTCAAGAAGGGAGCGCACGCGGTCAACTTTCTCGCGTTCATGTTCGCGTCGACGAATCTCATCGTCGAACTCGGGCTGATGATTCTGATTCTGCTCGGCTGGGAGTTCCTCCTGGCGGAACTGCTGGGCGGCCTCATCCTCATCGCCGTGATGGCGGTGATCGTCCACCTCACGCTCCCCGAGAATCTCTTCGACCAGGTCCGGGAGACGCTCAACGAGCGCGACCGTGAGGCGGGCGTCACCGAAGACCCCACCTGCGGGATGGAAGGCAAAGACGAGTACACGCTCACGACCGACGGTGGGGAGACGCTCAAATTCTGCTCGGAGGGCTGTATGGAGACCTACCGCCAGGAGACGTCGAGTCGCGGCGGGTGGCGTGACGAGTTGCTGTCGTGGGGTGGCTGGTACAAAATCGGGAATCAGTACCGCAAGGAGTGGTCGATGATCTGGAAGGACATCGTCGCTGGCTTCCTCATCTCGGGGTTCGTCATCGTCTTCGTCCCCCAGTGGGTGTGGAACACGCTGTTCATTCAGGGCGACGGCCTGCTCGTGACCGCCGAGAACGCAATTATGGGTGTCACCATAGCCGTCCTCAGTTTCGTTGGCAGTATGGGCAACGTCCCGTTCGCCGTCGCGCTGTGGGGCGGTGGCGTCAGCTTCGCCGGGATCATCGCGTTCGTCTACGCCGACCTCATCACGATCCCCGTGCTGAACGTCTACCGGAAGTACTACGGCTGGAAGATCATGCTGTACATCCTCGGCGTCTTTTTCGTGACGATGGCGTTCACCGGCTTCCTCATGGAGCTGCTGTTCGACGCGCTGGGAATCGTTCCGGATCTGGCGGGCGGCGAGACGGCGACCGAGCAGACGTACTTCAAACTCAACTACACGTTCTATCTCAACCTCATCGCGTTCGCGCTCTCCGGGTTCCTGCTGTATGTTTATCGTCGCGGTCTCGGTGCTCCCGGCCAGTACCGCGATCCCGTCTGTGGGATGCGGACTGACGACAGCGAGCCATCGGCGACGCACGACGGCGAGACGTACTACTTCTGCTCGCAGACCTGCAAGGAGACCTTCGGAGAAAACCCGGACGAATACGCCACCGGGCATCCGATGGTGATGGAGGGGCACGACCACTGA
- the xseA gene encoding exodeoxyribonuclease VII large subunit — MADAPDTERQAVEPDGREVLSVSQLNDRIASVVQDTPALNGVRCIGEVTDLHKNSTALYFTLTDGDAELPCMIWANRYREMDADLEDGTEVILEGDIDYWVEGGKIDLKPWEVIVVGDGDQAAAVERLRSELEERGWFDDEQKQQPPAFPERVGVVTSLRGDARYDIQNAIHGQDPTVDILVKDATVQGSNAPTSIANGIHHLDRSEDVDAIIVGRGGGSDSNLQAFNTERVAEAIFTANTPVVTAIGHTDDRLIADQVADVATITPTAAGEYIVNSRQEFLASEIEPLEQQLDAAYETFQQDHEHEQELAEAVDEATAPEGLPPIYYKVAIVVLLLLLLVITGLWLGVI; from the coding sequence ATGGCGGACGCACCGGATACCGAACGGCAGGCGGTCGAACCCGATGGGAGAGAGGTCCTTAGCGTGTCCCAGCTGAACGACCGGATCGCGTCGGTCGTCCAAGACACGCCTGCCCTCAACGGAGTCCGCTGTATCGGGGAGGTCACTGACCTCCACAAGAACAGTACGGCGCTCTACTTCACGCTGACCGACGGCGACGCCGAACTCCCTTGTATGATCTGGGCGAACCGTTACCGGGAGATGGACGCCGACCTCGAGGACGGGACCGAAGTCATCCTCGAGGGCGATATCGACTACTGGGTCGAAGGTGGGAAAATCGACCTCAAACCGTGGGAGGTGATCGTCGTCGGCGACGGCGACCAGGCGGCTGCCGTCGAGCGACTGCGAAGCGAACTCGAAGAGCGTGGCTGGTTCGACGACGAGCAGAAACAGCAACCGCCGGCGTTCCCGGAGCGGGTCGGCGTCGTCACGTCCCTTCGAGGAGACGCCCGGTACGACATCCAGAACGCGATCCACGGACAGGACCCCACCGTCGACATCCTGGTGAAGGACGCAACCGTCCAGGGGTCGAACGCGCCGACGTCCATCGCGAACGGCATTCACCATCTCGACCGCTCGGAGGACGTCGACGCCATCATCGTCGGTCGGGGCGGTGGGAGCGATTCGAACCTCCAGGCCTTCAACACCGAGCGGGTTGCGGAGGCGATTTTCACCGCGAATACCCCGGTGGTCACCGCGATTGGACACACCGATGACCGGCTTATCGCGGATCAGGTGGCGGACGTCGCGACGATCACGCCGACCGCCGCTGGCGAGTATATCGTGAACTCCCGCCAAGAGTTCCTGGCGAGTGAGATCGAGCCGCTGGAGCAACAGCTCGACGCCGCGTACGAGACCTTCCAGCAGGACCACGAACACGAACAGGAGCTCGCCGAAGCAGTCGATGAAGCGACCGCACCCGAGGGCCTCCCACCGATTTACTACAAGGTCGCCATCGTAGTGCTGCTGTTGCTGTTGTTGGTCATCACCGGACTTTGGCTGGGGGTGATCTAA
- a CDS encoding ArsR/SmtB family transcription factor has product MTEEADPSDIFATLDDEYARDILVATKTDRLSAKELSEECDMSRPTVSRRVTRLVEQGLLEEYTHVDPGGRHYSEYEARLERIEVLLRAEGFDVQIDVRPDPADRITSIFEEMRGD; this is encoded by the coding sequence GTGACTGAGGAGGCCGACCCGTCGGACATCTTCGCCACGCTTGACGACGAGTACGCCCGCGACATCCTCGTGGCTACGAAGACCGACCGACTGTCCGCGAAAGAACTCAGCGAGGAATGCGACATGTCACGGCCGACCGTCTCACGCCGTGTCACGCGCCTCGTCGAGCAGGGCCTCCTCGAGGAGTACACGCACGTTGATCCCGGCGGACGACATTACAGCGAGTACGAGGCACGACTCGAACGCATCGAAGTACTCCTCCGAGCGGAGGGGTTCGACGTCCAGATCGATGTCCGGCCGGACCCCGCCGACCGGATCACGTCCATCTTCGAGGAGATGCGGGGAGACTGA
- a CDS encoding SHOCT domain-containing protein: MQNPIQARGIRSLGLIVVGALALAVVAGMALTHATVPDAMMWGWHDGMWNDGHMAGWGSWGWGMMLFGLLWMALLVAVPLGFIYWLGTRSQSNGPTEDSALAVLQERYARGEIDDEEFDRRRARLTSDDGR; encoded by the coding sequence ATGCAAAATCCAATTCAAGCACGCGGGATTCGTTCTCTGGGACTCATCGTCGTCGGAGCGCTGGCTCTGGCCGTCGTCGCCGGAATGGCGCTAACACACGCGACTGTCCCAGATGCAATGATGTGGGGCTGGCACGACGGGATGTGGAACGACGGCCACATGGCCGGATGGGGTAGCTGGGGCTGGGGGATGATGCTGTTCGGTCTCCTGTGGATGGCACTCCTCGTCGCCGTCCCCCTCGGTTTCATCTACTGGCTGGGAACGCGGTCGCAATCGAACGGCCCCACTGAGGATAGCGCACTCGCCGTCCTCCAAGAGCGGTACGCCCGTGGCGAGATCGACGACGAGGAGTTTGACCGCCGTCGCGCCCGTCTCACATCAGATGATGGACGGTAA
- a CDS encoding PadR family transcriptional regulator yields the protein MHDLTGFQRDILYVTAGLEEPHGLAIKDELDDYYEQEINHGRLYPNLDDLVDKGLLEKGELDKRTNVYTVTQRGQREIEARREWETQYLENKEAIPT from the coding sequence ATGCACGATCTAACTGGGTTCCAGCGGGACATCTTGTATGTAACCGCCGGGCTCGAGGAACCACACGGGCTCGCAATCAAAGACGAACTCGACGACTACTACGAACAGGAGATCAACCACGGCCGCCTCTATCCGAATCTCGACGACCTCGTCGACAAAGGACTGCTCGAGAAGGGTGAACTCGACAAGCGGACGAACGTATACACAGTCACTCAGCGCGGTCAGCGTGAAATAGAGGCACGTCGTGAGTGGGAAACCCAGTATCTCGAAAACAAAGAAGCGATTCCTACGTAG
- a CDS encoding universal stress protein, producing MYDRILLSTDGTVASEDAETHALELAAAHNAVLYVLYVVDEDVVTAYSGDEYVDEAEGPEHGLEEHGEETLSELRRRAAETDVDVETAMQHGRPAETIVDHADDCDADLLVLGTKRRPDEYRALLGSVTDRVLRLTTRPATVVKTEVSE from the coding sequence ATGTACGACCGAATTCTCCTGTCGACCGATGGAACTGTTGCGTCTGAAGATGCTGAAACGCATGCACTCGAGCTCGCAGCCGCTCACAACGCAGTCCTCTATGTGCTCTACGTCGTTGACGAGGATGTCGTAACTGCGTACAGCGGGGACGAGTACGTCGACGAAGCCGAAGGTCCCGAACACGGTCTCGAAGAACACGGCGAGGAGACGCTTTCCGAACTCCGACGTCGAGCCGCAGAAACCGATGTCGATGTCGAGACGGCAATGCAACATGGCCGCCCCGCTGAGACCATCGTGGACCACGCAGACGACTGTGACGCCGATCTCCTCGTGCTCGGTACCAAACGCCGGCCGGACGAATATCGTGCGTTGCTCGGAAGTGTCACCGACCGCGTCCTTCGGCTGACGACGCGTCCGGCAACCGTCGTGAAAACCGAAGTCAGCGAGTAG
- a CDS encoding VirB4 family type IV secretion system protein codes for MTTMRNLVLQTGSGAVGQLTEWLTNPTSAEGAALYILLAVLVGIGGKLLWDWYTEDDEEEVEFSDLLDEETIEQGAAERRLLDDIAESHKTVTAPAAIEWETRAARVGEQWTTTLYIADYPDYPNDGYLSELFEMTDVQFDLTAHITPKNQERARNELQDIADDLQVDADLEQSVRSAYLQERANEAAATYKAVENGANVFDQGMFITVRADEKEELRDAVQKVKSALRDDPANLTPKTAICRQDLALQSAAPIGDNEFGRTSIALGGAVGALLSSPHNATILEEGGVEFGIHKDNQSPVVIDPFARDNGYAMFTVGDTGSGKSFSSKQNFIRSIEQSKDRIGIILEPLNNWAGVAEALDAKRITVGGTLGLNPLEIRETPEHVQRAMGEDASPFNEKLDDAMSFLTNFFALRGISLGDRRTTLELGLKRAYKRNGITDDISTHGNPSPTIQDMMDVFEDMVDDPEEFVVRSDEEAGKIKEDATWLLDQLRPFEDDGRHANLGQESDFDIRDEKVIYLDLAQQEGSVDSSTALTMQLLISLVYERAKVSEKEVVFYIDEARYIMQDAASLAFLETVFRHHRHHDLSIRLVTQTVDEFFEHAESEAILDQCAVKQFHRLDGMDEEWADEFGLNYAQMRFVQDAVPGNEDAGFSEALVGVDGEWRGIQVKAMPKEKQVIDFDPTSQIRSSLPGAGDDAVDTEMEEFQEELEHRATNGTNETSEPNEESDAVEAEPDGGSTEGTNDG; via the coding sequence ATGACCACGATGCGTAACCTCGTCCTCCAGACGGGCAGCGGAGCCGTCGGCCAGCTCACGGAGTGGCTCACGAACCCAACCTCAGCTGAAGGGGCGGCCCTCTACATCCTGCTCGCGGTACTGGTCGGTATCGGCGGGAAACTCCTCTGGGACTGGTACACCGAAGACGACGAGGAAGAGGTCGAGTTCTCGGATCTGCTCGACGAGGAGACCATCGAACAGGGCGCGGCCGAACGCCGACTCCTCGACGACATCGCTGAGTCACACAAGACGGTGACGGCGCCGGCGGCGATCGAGTGGGAGACGCGCGCGGCACGGGTCGGCGAGCAGTGGACGACGACGCTGTACATCGCTGACTACCCGGACTACCCCAACGACGGCTACCTCTCCGAGCTCTTCGAGATGACGGACGTGCAGTTCGATCTGACAGCCCACATCACGCCGAAGAATCAGGAGCGGGCCCGGAACGAACTGCAGGACATCGCTGACGACCTCCAAGTGGACGCCGACCTCGAACAGAGTGTCCGGAGTGCCTACCTGCAGGAACGCGCCAACGAGGCCGCAGCGACGTACAAGGCCGTCGAGAACGGCGCGAACGTCTTCGACCAGGGGATGTTCATCACGGTCCGGGCCGACGAGAAGGAGGAACTCCGCGACGCCGTCCAGAAGGTCAAGAGCGCGCTCCGCGACGATCCGGCGAACCTCACGCCGAAGACGGCGATCTGTCGGCAGGATCTCGCCCTTCAGTCCGCCGCACCTATCGGCGACAACGAGTTCGGGCGGACGTCGATTGCGCTCGGCGGTGCCGTCGGCGCGTTGCTCTCCTCGCCGCACAACGCGACGATCCTCGAGGAGGGCGGCGTCGAGTTCGGGATCCACAAGGACAACCAGAGCCCGGTGGTCATCGACCCGTTCGCCAGGGACAACGGGTACGCGATGTTCACCGTCGGCGACACCGGCTCGGGGAAGTCGTTCAGTTCGAAGCAGAACTTCATCCGCTCCATCGAGCAGAGCAAGGACCGTATCGGCATCATCCTCGAGCCGCTGAATAACTGGGCCGGCGTCGCCGAAGCACTCGACGCCAAACGCATCACGGTCGGCGGGACGCTCGGGCTGAACCCCTTGGAGATTCGGGAGACGCCCGAGCACGTCCAGCGGGCGATGGGCGAGGACGCCAGCCCGTTCAACGAGAAGCTCGACGACGCGATGAGCTTCCTGACGAACTTCTTCGCCCTCCGCGGCATCTCGCTGGGCGACCGCCGGACGACACTCGAACTCGGGCTCAAGCGGGCGTACAAGCGAAACGGGATTACCGACGACATCTCGACGCACGGCAACCCGAGCCCGACGATTCAGGATATGATGGACGTCTTCGAGGACATGGTTGACGACCCCGAGGAGTTCGTCGTCCGGTCCGACGAGGAGGCGGGGAAGATCAAGGAAGACGCGACGTGGCTACTCGACCAGCTCCGCCCCTTCGAGGACGACGGTCGGCACGCCAACCTCGGCCAAGAGTCCGACTTCGACATTCGGGACGAGAAGGTTATCTACCTCGATCTCGCCCAGCAGGAGGGCAGCGTCGACAGCAGCACGGCGCTGACGATGCAGTTGCTCATCTCGCTCGTCTACGAGCGGGCGAAAGTCTCGGAGAAGGAGGTCGTGTTCTACATCGACGAGGCGCGGTACATCATGCAGGACGCCGCGAGCCTGGCGTTCCTCGAAACGGTGTTCCGGCACCACCGCCACCACGACCTCTCAATCCGCTTGGTCACGCAGACCGTCGACGAGTTCTTCGAGCACGCCGAGAGCGAGGCCATTCTGGACCAGTGTGCGGTCAAGCAGTTCCACCGTCTCGACGGGATGGACGAGGAGTGGGCTGATGAGTTCGGCCTGAACTACGCACAGATGCGGTTCGTCCAGGACGCCGTGCCCGGCAACGAGGACGCCGGCTTCTCCGAAGCACTCGTGGGCGTCGACGGCGAGTGGCGCGGCATCCAGGTCAAAGCGATGCCCAAGGAGAAGCAGGTCATCGACTTCGATCCGACCTCACAGATCCGGTCTTCATTGCCCGGCGCCGGCGACGACGCCGTCGATACCGAGATGGAGGAGTTCCAAGAAGAGCTCGAGCATCGAGCAACGAACGGAACGAACGAAACGAGCGAACCGAACGAGGAATCAGACGCCGTCGAAGCTGAGCCAGACGGCGGGTCGACGGAGGGGACCAACGATGGCTGA